From Enterococcus mediterraneensis, the proteins below share one genomic window:
- a CDS encoding ClC family H(+)/Cl(-) exchange transporter has product MKTINYFDETRIKFIGKGILVGAIGGIIVSLFRLFIAHLNTWVGKAYQFFHIHPLWLIPWTILSILIAVGVGLLVKSDPNIKGSGIPQVEGQLRDELRINWFSVLWKKFIGGVLSVGMGLFLGREGPSIQLGASVGQGLAKKWHVENFEEKILISSGASAGLAAAFNAPIAGLLFVVEEIHHNFSPLVWLTSFASAITANFVSLTIFGLRPTLHLGTIPSLPLHYYWLLILLGIFLGVVGRFYQIVLLSLAKWYKKLPLPEYLHGLVPFLLVIPIGLFFPDSLGGGNQIVIQLGQTTPILLAMAGLFVLRFVFSMVSYGSSLPGGIFLPILTLGAVLGSLFGTVAVMFFGMDPIFMKNFIIISMAGYFAAIGKAPLTAIILVTEMVGSLVHLMPLGLVALVAYIVVDLLGGDPIYESLLERLVKKSPSDIQGKKIIMELPITAESSLDGLLIRDFNWPKDMLLISIQRGDHELLTHGDTVMKLGDTLKILTDEAHLPAVRETILQYSIKK; this is encoded by the coding sequence ATGAAAACAATCAATTACTTTGACGAAACAAGGATCAAATTTATCGGAAAAGGGATTCTTGTCGGAGCGATCGGCGGCATCATCGTCAGCCTGTTCCGCCTATTTATCGCCCATTTAAATACTTGGGTGGGAAAAGCCTATCAGTTTTTCCATATCCACCCTCTCTGGCTGATTCCTTGGACAATTCTTTCTATTCTAATAGCTGTTGGTGTGGGTTTGTTAGTCAAAAGCGACCCTAATATCAAAGGCAGCGGTATTCCGCAAGTAGAAGGTCAGTTGCGAGATGAACTCCGAATCAATTGGTTTTCGGTACTTTGGAAAAAATTCATTGGCGGCGTTCTTTCTGTGGGAATGGGGTTGTTTTTAGGCAGAGAAGGCCCTTCGATCCAACTAGGCGCTAGTGTCGGACAAGGCCTGGCAAAGAAATGGCACGTAGAAAATTTCGAAGAAAAAATCCTGATCTCCAGCGGTGCCAGCGCCGGTCTTGCGGCAGCCTTCAATGCACCGATCGCAGGTTTATTATTTGTTGTTGAAGAAATCCATCATAACTTTTCACCGCTGGTTTGGTTGACTTCTTTTGCTTCAGCCATCACAGCAAATTTCGTCTCTTTGACCATTTTTGGGCTGCGGCCGACACTTCATTTAGGAACGATTCCTTCGTTGCCGCTGCATTATTATTGGTTGTTGATTTTGCTGGGGATCTTTTTAGGGGTCGTTGGACGGTTTTATCAAATCGTTTTATTGTCTTTGGCGAAATGGTATAAAAAACTGCCGCTGCCGGAATATCTGCACGGATTGGTTCCTTTTTTATTGGTCATTCCGATAGGTTTGTTCTTTCCTGACAGTTTAGGCGGCGGTAACCAGATCGTCATCCAACTTGGGCAAACAACACCGATTCTATTGGCAATGGCCGGACTATTCGTCTTGCGCTTTGTTTTTTCGATGGTGTCTTACGGCTCCTCTCTTCCTGGCGGGATCTTCTTACCGATTCTGACATTAGGTGCTGTTTTAGGAAGCTTGTTTGGGACTGTGGCGGTTATGTTTTTCGGTATGGACCCCATCTTTATGAAAAATTTCATCATAATCTCCATGGCCGGCTATTTTGCAGCGATCGGTAAAGCTCCTTTGACCGCGATCATCTTAGTGACTGAGATGGTGGGATCGTTAGTCCATTTGATGCCGTTGGGTCTTGTCGCTTTGGTAGCCTATATCGTCGTTGACCTATTAGGTGGCGATCCGATCTATGAGTCCTTGTTGGAGCGTTTAGTGAAGAAAAGCCCTTCTGATATCCAAGGAAAGAAAATCATCATGGAACTGCCGATCACTGCTGAAAGCTCATTAGACGGTCTGCTGATCCGAGATTTCAATTGGCCCAAAGATATGCTGCTGATCTCGATCCAGCGAGGAGATCACGAATTGCTGACTCACGGAGATACAGTAATGAAACTGGGAGATACATTAAAAATCTTGACCGATGAAGCACACCTGCCTGCGGTGAGAGAAACGATTTTACAGTATTCAATAAAAAAATGA
- the pcrA gene encoding DNA helicase PcrA, which produces MSSKKDLLLGMNPKQKEAVKHTEGPLLLMAGAGSGKTRVLTHRIAYLIEEKEVNPWNILAITFTNKAAKEMKERVGNLLGAEGADVWVSTFHSMCVRILRREVDYIGYSRNFTILDSSEQLTLMKRVLKELNIDPKKYDPRSILGAISNAKNALQTPDDLESMQGSFFEQVVARCYHLYQKELRNNQCMDFDDLIMNTIRLFNEHPESLEYYQSKFHYIHVDEYQDTNHAQYTLVNLLAARFRNLCVVGDADQSIYGWRGADMQNILDFEKDYPDASVILLEQNYRSTQTILKAANQVIQNNRNRKEKNLWTENIEGEKITYYRGDNERDEGHFIVSQIQQQLRAQNRRYGDFAVLYRTNAQSRVVEETFLKANIPYKMVGGHKFYDRKEIKDILAYLQVIANPKDSISFERIVNVPKRGVGPGSIDKLREFANMHEFSLLEATENIQLANISGKAARELGSFGEMIDGFSKMIPYLSVTELTKEVLEKSGYEDELKRQNTLEAQSRLENLEEFLSVTQEYDKTFEREENDPEQKLTIFLNDLALLSDVDSYEEETSQVTLMTLHAAKGLEFPVVFLVGMEEGVFPLSRALTEEAELEEERRLAYVGITRAEEELYITNAFSRTLYGRTQYNRPSRFIDEIEEDLLLHKSARAEKAPSRSFDPKVFKPAYTQPKQASVSSRQETGGESAGWKAGDKVKHRKWGIGTVVRTSGSAKDVELDVAFPEQGVKKLLAAFAPIEKI; this is translated from the coding sequence ATGTCATCCAAAAAGGATTTATTACTAGGGATGAACCCTAAACAAAAAGAAGCGGTCAAGCATACCGAAGGCCCATTGCTTTTGATGGCAGGTGCCGGGAGTGGTAAAACACGGGTCTTGACGCATCGTATCGCTTATCTGATTGAAGAAAAGGAAGTCAATCCTTGGAATATTTTGGCGATCACTTTTACAAATAAAGCAGCAAAGGAAATGAAGGAACGGGTAGGTAATCTGCTGGGAGCAGAAGGCGCAGATGTTTGGGTCTCAACATTTCACTCCATGTGCGTACGTATCCTTCGTCGAGAAGTAGATTATATCGGCTACTCTCGGAATTTTACGATCTTAGATTCTTCTGAACAGTTGACACTGATGAAACGGGTTCTAAAAGAATTGAATATCGATCCTAAAAAATATGATCCTCGTTCGATCCTAGGGGCGATCTCGAATGCGAAAAACGCCCTGCAGACGCCGGATGATCTGGAAAGTATGCAAGGCAGCTTTTTCGAGCAGGTGGTTGCTCGTTGTTATCATTTATATCAAAAAGAGTTACGCAACAATCAATGTATGGATTTTGACGATCTGATCATGAACACGATCCGTCTTTTCAATGAACATCCAGAATCATTGGAGTATTATCAATCTAAATTCCATTATATCCATGTGGATGAATATCAAGATACCAACCATGCCCAATATACATTGGTCAATCTATTGGCAGCACGTTTCCGCAATCTTTGTGTCGTGGGTGACGCGGATCAAAGTATCTATGGCTGGCGGGGAGCAGATATGCAAAACATCTTGGACTTTGAAAAAGATTACCCAGATGCTTCAGTTATTTTATTGGAACAAAATTATCGTTCCACTCAAACGATCCTGAAAGCCGCTAACCAAGTCATTCAAAACAACCGCAACCGTAAAGAGAAAAATCTTTGGACGGAAAATATCGAAGGCGAAAAGATCACTTATTATCGCGGGGACAACGAACGGGACGAAGGACATTTCATTGTTTCGCAGATCCAACAGCAATTACGGGCACAAAATCGGCGTTACGGTGATTTTGCGGTACTATATCGAACCAATGCGCAGTCTCGTGTGGTGGAAGAAACGTTTTTGAAAGCCAATATCCCTTATAAAATGGTCGGCGGTCACAAATTCTACGACCGAAAAGAAATCAAAGATATCTTGGCTTATCTGCAAGTTATCGCCAACCCGAAAGACTCCATCAGCTTCGAACGGATTGTGAACGTTCCTAAGCGGGGTGTGGGACCTGGCTCCATCGATAAATTGCGGGAATTTGCGAATATGCACGAGTTCTCATTATTGGAAGCCACAGAAAATATCCAGTTGGCGAATATCTCCGGCAAAGCCGCCCGCGAATTAGGCAGTTTCGGTGAAATGATCGACGGGTTCAGTAAAATGATCCCTTATCTGTCTGTGACAGAATTGACTAAAGAAGTGTTGGAAAAATCCGGTTATGAAGACGAATTGAAACGCCAAAATACATTGGAAGCTCAATCTCGATTAGAAAACTTGGAAGAATTTCTATCTGTTACACAAGAATATGACAAAACTTTTGAACGGGAAGAGAATGATCCGGAACAAAAATTAACGATTTTCTTGAATGACTTGGCTTTATTGTCTGATGTCGACAGCTATGAAGAAGAGACCAGCCAAGTTACATTGATGACCCTTCACGCCGCAAAAGGTCTTGAATTTCCGGTAGTTTTCTTAGTCGGAATGGAAGAAGGTGTCTTTCCGCTTTCTCGCGCCCTTACAGAAGAGGCGGAACTGGAAGAAGAACGGCGACTGGCTTATGTAGGGATCACTCGGGCAGAAGAAGAACTTTATATCACCAATGCTTTTTCCCGGACATTATACGGACGAACACAATACAATCGTCCTTCACGATTTATTGATGAGATCGAAGAAGATTTACTGCTTCATAAAAGTGCTCGGGCTGAAAAAGCGCCAAGCCGCAGTTTTGATCCGAAAGTTTTCAAACCGGCTTATACACAGCCAAAGCAGGCCAGTGTTTCCAGCCGTCAAGAAACCGGCGGAGAATCAGCTGGCTGGAAAGCCGGAGACAAAGTCAAACATCGAAAATGGGGGATCGGCACGGTCGTAAGAACAAGCGGATCAGCCAAAGATGTCGAATTGGATGTCGCTTTTCCTGAACAAGGCGTAAAAAAACTGCTGGCGGCCTTTGCACCTATCGAAAAAATCTAA